The following coding sequences lie in one Rutidosis leptorrhynchoides isolate AG116_Rl617_1_P2 chromosome 6, CSIRO_AGI_Rlap_v1, whole genome shotgun sequence genomic window:
- the LOC139855820 gene encoding uncharacterized protein: protein MKEIKSNSEIGDDNIVRITLRMIGPLPPSSLDVHSPIKVRDLRNLIAGNGRLPLENLKLVLQGNVLHDRKYGDDLSVHFKKRDTLIVAAKPKPPAKHIQNGFEDDEEELKFQIPELNNGWKRRLFIFLREKLKIPDMLLMAIFSLRLEVWVVIIMWFILAPIAHKWDVGSLYILGTGFAIIFLNLGKRQQGDMSAYSIFNEDFRELPGTFNAERVDRDIRAGQF from the exons ATGAAAGAAATCAAGAGTAATTCCGAAATCGGAGATGATAATATCGTACGAATAACTCTCAGAATGATCGGTCCTTTACCTCCGTCATCATTAGATGTCCATTCTCCGATCAAA GTACGTGATTTGAGAAATTTAATTGCTGGGAATGGGCGCTTGCCTCTGGAAAATTTGAAGCTTGTTTTACAAGGAAATGTGTTACATGACAGAAAATATGGCGATGACTTATCTGTTCATTTCAAAAAACGAG ATACTCTTATTGTTGCTGCTAAACCAAAACCTCCTGCTAAACACATTCAAAATGGATTCGAGGATGATGAAGAGGAACTA AAGTTTCAGATCCCAGAATTAAATAATGGATGGAAGAGAAGACTTTTTATATTCCTACGTGAAAAATTGAAGATACCGG aTATGCTTTTGATGGCAATCTTCTCTCTTAGACTCGAGGTGTGGGTTGTAATTATCATGTGGTTTATCTTGGCACCTATTGCTCACAAATGGGATGTGGGATCTTTATAT ATCCTTGGAACCGGTTTCGCCATCATCTTTTTGAATCTTGGAAAGCGCCAGCAAGGTGATATGAG TGCCTATTCCATTTTCAATGAAGATTTTAGAGAACTCCCTGGGACTTTCAATGCAGAACGAGTTGATAGAGACATACGAGCAGGTCAGTTCTGA